One part of the Acidobacteriota bacterium genome encodes these proteins:
- a CDS encoding efflux RND transporter periplasmic adaptor subunit: MKIHRSIISIIIALLCNLPFAGCKAAHTEEEKPPKPVVEVMLAQAEIADLTLAVRAPATIFPREQANLAARITARIVKLNARKGDRVNAGQVLAVLENRDLLAQRDEARAAIAEAEANLQKTTSGTLPTETERGRGQVATTKAALDQAQKIYDRRKALFDQGAIPQRELLVSETELAQAKTAYDVAVKSLDLLEKQSNERDIRSAQSRVEQARAKLAEMNAQLEFTTVLSPFAGVITEQMMYPGDLAKPDAPIFTVMNLSVAIARAQVPEANTRAVRQGQACSFAPTDQRPEQSEALSGRITTINQSVDPQRRTVEIWCEIPNGQRKLKGGEFGTVSITTGSARQSVVVPVAAVQFAEEGGKGTVMVVDGKNIAHLKEVETGEVVEGKVRIMAGLKGDETVIVEGGYSLPDGTEVHKKESEKDEQKGEKDKDSAEKKEKDKE, translated from the coding sequence ATGAAAATTCATCGCAGCATCATCAGCATTATCATCGCGCTTTTGTGCAACCTGCCCTTCGCGGGTTGCAAAGCGGCGCATACCGAAGAAGAGAAGCCGCCCAAGCCCGTGGTCGAGGTCATGCTGGCGCAGGCCGAAATCGCCGATCTCACGCTGGCCGTGCGCGCGCCCGCCACGATCTTTCCGCGCGAACAGGCCAATCTGGCGGCGCGCATCACGGCGCGCATCGTCAAATTGAACGCGCGCAAGGGGGACCGCGTGAATGCCGGGCAGGTGCTGGCCGTCTTGGAAAACCGCGACCTGCTGGCGCAACGCGATGAAGCACGTGCCGCCATTGCTGAAGCCGAAGCCAATTTGCAAAAGACCACGTCAGGCACCTTGCCGACCGAAACCGAACGCGGGCGCGGGCAGGTCGCCACCACCAAGGCAGCGCTCGATCAGGCCCAGAAAATTTATGACCGCCGCAAAGCCCTGTTTGATCAAGGCGCCATTCCGCAACGCGAATTGCTGGTGAGCGAAACGGAATTGGCGCAAGCCAAAACCGCCTACGACGTGGCCGTTAAATCGCTCGACCTGCTGGAAAAACAATCGAACGAGCGCGACATCCGCAGCGCGCAAAGCCGCGTCGAGCAAGCGCGCGCGAAGCTGGCCGAGATGAATGCGCAACTCGAATTCACCACCGTGCTCAGCCCCTTCGCGGGCGTCATTACCGAACAGATGATGTATCCCGGCGATCTGGCTAAACCCGACGCGCCCATCTTCACCGTGATGAATCTGTCCGTTGCGATTGCCCGCGCGCAAGTGCCCGAAGCCAACACGCGCGCCGTGCGGCAAGGGCAGGCGTGCAGCTTTGCACCGACCGATCAACGCCCCGAGCAAAGTGAGGCGCTCAGTGGGCGCATCACGACCATCAATCAGTCGGTTGATCCACAGCGGCGCACGGTCGAAATTTGGTGCGAGATTCCGAATGGACAACGCAAGTTGAAAGGCGGCGAATTTGGCACGGTGAGCATTACCACGGGCAGCGCGCGCCAGAGCGTCGTCGTCCCCGTCGCCGCCGTGCAATTTGCCGAAGAAGGCGGCAAAGGCACGGTGATGGTTGTGGACGGCAAAAACATCGCGCACCTCAAAGAAGTCGAAACCGGCGAAGTCGTGGAGGGCAAGGTGCGCATCATGGCTGGTTTGAAGGGGGATGAAACGGTGATCGTTGAGGGCGGTTACAGCCTGCCTGACGGCACCGAAGTCCATAAGAAAGAGAGCGAGAAAGACGAGCAGAAAGGCGAGAAAGATAAAGATAGCGCTGAGAAGAAAGAGAAAGACAAGGAGTGA
- a CDS encoding restriction endonuclease subunit S, translated as MTWKKVKLGDFLRRVKNLVEIENEAAYKLVTVRLYHKGVVLRKEVLGKELSSNAMHQVSAGEFTLSGIDARHGAFGIVPQELSGAVVSNDFWCLDLDENVIDKHFFLKLTSTAFFDDLCKKASDGTTNRVRLQADKFFNIEILLPSLEEQKQLFEQFQKVETGSKRLAAELDHQLEIVRRLRQAFLSEAMQGKLVAQDAANEPAAVLLQKIKAEKEKLIAEKKLKRGKLLPPINSDEVLFEIPDNWAWCRLGEITNFIDYRGKTPTKIEQGIKLITAKNVRFGRFSNEPEEFISEQDYRKHMTRGFPRSGDILFTTEAPLGNACLLNYEGSFALAQRIINIQPISFSSKFLLNAILSKVVQEQLRKKATGVTALGIKSSKLVEVLIALPPLAEQKRIVAKLETLLAFCDELEARIRQGKARAESLLQVALKEALQA; from the coding sequence ATGACCTGGAAAAAAGTGAAGCTCGGTGATTTTCTGCGGAGAGTCAAAAACCTGGTTGAAATCGAAAACGAGGCGGCCTACAAACTCGTGACGGTGCGGCTCTATCACAAAGGCGTCGTGCTCAGAAAAGAGGTGCTGGGAAAAGAACTCAGTTCAAACGCGATGCACCAGGTTTCAGCCGGCGAGTTCACCCTTTCCGGGATTGATGCCAGACACGGCGCGTTTGGTATCGTCCCGCAGGAGTTGAGCGGAGCGGTTGTTTCAAATGATTTCTGGTGCCTCGATCTGGATGAGAACGTCATTGATAAGCATTTCTTTCTGAAGCTGACCTCAACCGCCTTCTTTGATGACTTGTGTAAGAAAGCCAGCGACGGCACGACGAACCGGGTGCGCCTGCAAGCCGATAAATTCTTCAACATAGAAATTCTTCTGCCATCGCTTGAAGAACAGAAACAACTCTTCGAACAATTTCAGAAGGTCGAAACCGGCAGCAAGCGGCTGGCCGCCGAACTCGATCACCAGCTTGAGATCGTGCGCCGGTTGCGGCAGGCGTTCCTGAGTGAAGCGATGCAGGGCAAGCTGGTCGCGCAGGACGCAGCGAATGAACCTGCCGCCGTGTTGCTGCAAAAGATCAAAGCCGAAAAGGAAAAGCTCATCGCTGAAAAGAAGTTGAAGCGGGGCAAGCTGCTGCCACCCATTAACTCTGATGAAGTTCTCTTTGAGATTCCCGACAATTGGGCGTGGTGTAGATTGGGAGAGATCACCAATTTTATTGATTACCGAGGCAAAACTCCGACAAAGATAGAGCAAGGAATAAAGTTGATTACAGCAAAGAACGTCAGGTTCGGGAGGTTCTCTAACGAGCCGGAAGAATTTATTTCAGAGCAGGATTACCGGAAACATATGACAAGAGGATTTCCAAGAAGTGGAGACATTTTGTTTACGACAGAAGCACCTTTAGGCAATGCCTGCCTGTTGAATTATGAAGGATCATTTGCGCTGGCACAGAGGATCATAAATATTCAACCAATCAGCTTTAGCAGTAAGTTCTTGTTAAATGCCATTCTCTCCAAAGTTGTCCAAGAGCAGTTGCGCAAAAAGGCAACAGGCGTGACAGCATTGGGAATCAAGTCCAGCAAGTTGGTCGAAGTTCTCATTGCCCTCCCGCCGCTCGCCGAGCAAAAACGCATCGTGGCGAAGCTGGAAACGCTGCTCGCATTCTGCGACGAACTGGAAGCGCGCATCCGGCAAGGCAAAGCGCGCGCGGAAAGCCTGCTGCAAGTGGCGCTGAAGGAAGCGTTGCAGGCGTGA
- a CDS encoding Uma2 family endonuclease, protein MTPQRMLQPLISEEEYLALEREAEERHEYLDGVIYKLAGESPEHGRICINLTGQLYNQLLDTPCEAFSKDTKVRSGPVPKPHASLKGFYSYPDLLVACGELKHHDNFRDVLLNPTVIIEVLSPATEAFDRGEKWERYQLWLPSLTDYVLVSQAKPLLEHFERQTDGAWLYRRTAGLEASLQLNSIACTLRLTDVYNRVVFPPEPEDPSEELPDTELPDTL, encoded by the coding sequence ATGACGCCACAACGAATGCTGCAACCTTTGATTTCCGAAGAAGAATATCTGGCGCTCGAACGCGAGGCCGAAGAGCGCCACGAATATCTGGACGGGGTGATTTACAAGCTGGCGGGCGAGAGTCCCGAACACGGCAGGATCTGCATCAATCTCACCGGACAACTTTACAACCAACTGCTGGACACGCCTTGCGAAGCCTTTTCAAAAGACACGAAGGTGCGCAGCGGCCCTGTGCCCAAGCCGCACGCTTCCTTGAAAGGGTTTTATTCATACCCCGACCTGTTGGTGGCCTGCGGCGAGTTGAAACATCACGATAATTTCCGCGATGTACTGCTCAACCCAACCGTCATCATCGAGGTGCTCTCGCCGGCCACCGAGGCCTTTGATCGCGGCGAGAAGTGGGAGCGGTATCAATTATGGCTGCCGTCTTTAACCGATTACGTCCTGGTCTCGCAGGCCAAACCGCTGCTCGAACATTTCGAGCGCCAGACGGATGGCGCTTGGCTCTACCGGCGCACGGCGGGGCTGGAGGCGAGCCTGCAACTAAACTCGATTGCCTGCACGCTGCGGCTGACGGATGTTTATAACCGCGTCGTTTTTCCACCTGAACCTGAAGACCCAAGCGAAGAGTTACCGGACACAGAGTTGCCTGACACCCTATGA
- a CDS encoding TolC family protein, with protein MMNLKRGAVVLLGLAVLLTTSTAQTLLTLADCLRLAEAAPNDVRVAEQERRIADRELTQARAGFLPQAQAQTNFIYNNPSARDPNSPSFVPLNGIREYVLLGQVTQEFDLSGRLRAESQRARAAQGVAGAEYEIARRDLRRAVTTAYYRVLLTRHLAEVQRAAVQESRAFEERTRLLFNSGEVAQADVIKASALAASLEQARSAAELEASLANQELAAFWTKDVAEELALADTLNTPPPAPEVGPEATTPNQGGAPYLQRAEFKLYDWQRRSFEAEAKRARSALLPDFNFVFQYGLDSTVVRASERGYAAYFNLRIPIFDWFRARSQVEQSKLRGAQVETRRAIAERTYSRDYQLALTRVKRFFEQLKLTQEQIRLAEEDLRLSRVRYEGGEGQALDVVTAQSQLAQARAAYFTLLANYLNAKADLEVASGQ; from the coding sequence ATGATGAATTTGAAACGCGGCGCGGTGGTGCTGCTGGGATTGGCGGTGTTGCTGACGACTTCAACTGCGCAAACTTTGCTGACGCTGGCCGATTGTCTGCGCCTGGCCGAAGCCGCCCCCAACGATGTCCGTGTGGCCGAACAGGAACGTCGCATTGCCGACCGCGAACTAACCCAGGCACGCGCCGGCTTTCTGCCGCAAGCGCAGGCGCAAACCAATTTCATCTACAACAATCCCAGCGCGCGTGATCCCAACAGTCCCAGCTTTGTGCCGCTCAATGGCATTCGCGAATACGTGCTGCTGGGACAGGTCACACAGGAATTTGATCTTTCGGGCCGGTTGCGCGCCGAATCCCAACGCGCGCGCGCGGCGCAGGGTGTGGCCGGGGCCGAATACGAAATCGCGCGGCGCGATTTACGGCGCGCGGTGACGACGGCCTATTACCGCGTATTGCTAACGCGCCATTTGGCCGAAGTGCAACGCGCCGCCGTGCAAGAGAGCCGCGCGTTTGAAGAACGGACGCGGCTGCTGTTTAACAGCGGCGAGGTGGCCCAGGCGGATGTCATCAAGGCGTCAGCGTTGGCGGCTTCGTTGGAACAGGCGCGCAGCGCGGCGGAGTTGGAAGCCAGCTTAGCCAACCAGGAATTGGCTGCGTTCTGGACGAAAGATGTTGCGGAAGAATTGGCACTGGCTGATACGCTCAACACGCCGCCGCCCGCGCCAGAAGTTGGGCCAGAAGCCACGACGCCCAACCAGGGCGGCGCGCCTTATCTGCAACGCGCCGAGTTCAAGTTGTATGACTGGCAGCGGCGCAGTTTTGAAGCCGAAGCCAAACGCGCGCGTTCCGCCTTGCTGCCGGATTTCAATTTTGTATTTCAGTACGGCCTGGATTCGACGGTGGTGCGCGCCAGCGAACGCGGCTACGCGGCCTATTTCAATTTGCGCATTCCGATCTTTGACTGGTTTCGGGCGCGCAGTCAGGTCGAGCAATCCAAATTGCGCGGCGCGCAGGTCGAAACGCGGCGCGCGATTGCCGAACGCACCTATTCGCGCGATTACCAATTGGCGCTAACGCGCGTCAAACGTTTCTTTGAACAACTCAAACTGACGCAAGAACAAATCCGGCTGGCCGAAGAAGATTTGCGGCTCAGCCGTGTGCGTTACGAAGGCGGCGAAGGCCAGGCGCTAGATGTCGTGACGGCGCAAAGCCAACTCGCACAGGCGCGCGCCGCCTATTTCACGCTCCTGGCGAATTACTTGAACGCCAAGGCCGATTTAGAGGTGGCTTCAGGCCAATGA
- a CDS encoding Uma2 family endonuclease, which produces MTAQPNLQRKYTIEEYIELLHNSDERFEYFEGEIVSMAGGKLAHGRIAKNLGHHIENLLADGPCEVFGSDVAIKTVRAQPFRYPDVSGVCGEPLIEEFRGIEMLLNPVFICEVLSPRTELYDREEKFLVYQAIESFREYLLVEQQRPHVTRYVRQPNGQWWRDDIIGLDSSVRLESLSVTLSLRDIYRRVKFPEPAAAATQPAT; this is translated from the coding sequence ATGACGGCTCAACCAAACTTGCAACGCAAATACACGATTGAGGAATACATTGAGTTGCTCCACAACTCGGATGAACGCTTTGAGTATTTTGAAGGCGAAATCGTTTCGATGGCGGGCGGCAAGCTGGCGCACGGCAGGATCGCTAAGAACCTGGGTCACCATATCGAGAACCTGCTGGCAGATGGCCCGTGTGAGGTCTTCGGCAGCGACGTCGCCATTAAAACCGTGCGCGCCCAGCCCTTCCGCTACCCGGATGTGAGCGGCGTTTGCGGCGAGCCGCTGATCGAAGAGTTTCGCGGCATTGAGATGTTGCTCAACCCAGTGTTTATCTGCGAAGTCCTTTCGCCACGCACCGAACTTTATGACCGCGAAGAGAAATTTCTGGTCTATCAGGCAATCGAATCATTTCGGGAATACCTCTTGGTTGAACAACAACGTCCGCACGTCACGCGCTATGTGCGCCAGCCCAACGGACAGTGGTGGCGCGACGACATCATCGGCTTGGATAGCTCCGTTAGGCTGGAATCGCTCAGTGTGACGCTCTCGCTGCGCGATATTTACCGGCGGGTCAAATTCCCAGAGCCAGCCGCAGCCGCGACCCAGCCAGCCACCTGA
- a CDS encoding glycosyl hydrolase, with protein MQRTFHPARSLTLLALGALIALGSAAFINHASSHAQETKPASPFTGLRYRNIGPFRGGRSVAVTGVASQPNTYYFGSVGGGVFKSTDGGDNWVPVSDGQPFGTGTVGALAVSESDPNIVFAGMGEACIRGNFSHGDGVYKSVDAGKTWARAGLADSRIVGKIRIHPKNPDIVFVAALGHAAGANDERGVFRSKDGGKTWQRVLFKSNKAGVVDLSMDPSNPNVLYAAIWEAKRTPYSLESGGPDSGLWKSTDGGDNWTDISRAPGLPRGILGKIGVAVSPANPERVYACVEAEDGGVFSSSDAGRTWTKVSTDRNLRQRAWYYTHIVADPKNVDGVYVLNVGFHKSIDGGRTYTQLNPPHGDNHDMWIAPDDPNRMITSNDGGANVSFDGGRRWSEQDQATGQYYRVATDNDFPYHVYGAQQDSSTVRIASRTTGFGITDKDWDSTAGSESGWVQPSPKDSMVVFGGNYGGLLERLDHRTGQSRDLNVWPDNPMGWGVEGMKYRFQWNFPILFSPHDQNVLYTGGSHLFKSTNEGQSWQIISDDLTRNDKSKQGSSGGPITKDNTSVEYYCTIFTLAESSVTKGVMWTGSDDGLVHVTRDCHAAKPVWENVTKNAPGLPEWAQINSIEASPHDAATAYFAATLYKADDFHPYLYKTSDYGKTWKKIVTGIPDNAFTRVIREDPHRRGLLYAGTETGMYISFNDGDSWQAFQLNLPVVPITDLTIHKRDKDLVVATQGRAFWILDDLTVLHQWPQGNNTIADVHLFKPEESYRMPGGGGRGGAAAAIGENPPSGATIWFYLKDKPKGDIALEILDAAGKSVKKFSSRAPEGGDAPTGGGRRGGFGGPARVPAEKGLNRFAWDLRYPDATTFPGMILWAGNTSGPRAVPGNYQVKLTVDGKTLTETFEVRKDPRVPTTLAEFQKQFDLLVKIRDKFSETSEAITNIRDIKRQTDEYAKRVAGQAELKPIVDAAKALNDKLTAVEVELYQVKNQSGQDPLNYPIKLNNKIAALGGSVAGSDTQPTDQQVAVYEDLVARINTQLDKLKQVLAADVPAFNKLVQEKQVPAVFVKSAK; from the coding sequence ATGCAACGCACGTTTCACCCTGCTCGTTCTCTGACTTTGCTCGCGCTCGGCGCACTCATCGCCTTGGGCAGCGCGGCCTTCATCAACCACGCTTCATCCCACGCGCAAGAAACCAAACCGGCCAGTCCGTTCACCGGTTTGCGCTATCGCAACATCGGCCCCTTTCGCGGCGGACGCTCGGTCGCGGTGACGGGCGTGGCTTCGCAACCGAATACGTATTACTTCGGCAGCGTCGGCGGCGGCGTCTTCAAATCCACCGATGGCGGCGATAACTGGGTGCCCGTCAGCGACGGCCAGCCTTTTGGCACCGGCACCGTTGGCGCGCTGGCCGTTTCAGAAAGCGACCCGAATATCGTATTCGCCGGCATGGGCGAGGCCTGCATTCGCGGCAATTTCTCGCACGGCGACGGCGTGTATAAATCGGTGGACGCGGGCAAGACCTGGGCGCGCGCGGGCCTCGCCGATTCGCGCATCGTCGGCAAGATCAGAATTCATCCGAAAAATCCCGACATCGTTTTTGTCGCGGCGCTCGGCCACGCGGCGGGCGCGAATGACGAGCGCGGCGTCTTTCGCAGCAAGGACGGCGGTAAGACGTGGCAGCGCGTGCTTTTCAAATCGAACAAAGCGGGCGTGGTGGATTTGAGCATGGATCCGAGCAATCCGAACGTGCTTTACGCCGCGATCTGGGAAGCCAAACGCACGCCGTATAGTTTGGAAAGCGGCGGCCCCGACAGCGGGCTTTGGAAATCAACCGATGGCGGCGATAACTGGACGGATATTTCGCGCGCGCCGGGGCTACCGCGCGGCATCCTGGGCAAGATCGGCGTCGCCGTTTCGCCCGCCAATCCTGAGCGTGTTTACGCCTGTGTCGAAGCCGAAGACGGCGGCGTGTTTAGTTCGAGCGACGCGGGCCGCACGTGGACGAAGGTCAGCACCGATCGCAACCTGCGCCAGCGCGCCTGGTATTACACGCACATTGTTGCCGACCCCAAAAACGTGGATGGCGTTTATGTGCTCAACGTCGGCTTTCACAAATCCATTGACGGCGGGCGCACTTACACACAACTCAATCCGCCGCACGGCGACAACCACGATATGTGGATCGCGCCCGATGATCCGAACCGCATGATTACCTCGAACGACGGCGGCGCGAATGTGAGTTTCGATGGCGGACGCCGTTGGAGCGAGCAAGATCAAGCGACCGGCCAGTACTATCGCGTCGCCACCGACAACGATTTCCCCTATCACGTCTATGGCGCGCAGCAGGACAGTTCGACCGTGCGCATCGCGTCGCGCACGACCGGCTTCGGCATTACCGATAAGGACTGGGATTCGACGGCGGGCAGCGAGTCCGGCTGGGTGCAGCCTTCGCCCAAAGATTCGATGGTCGTGTTTGGCGGCAATTATGGCGGCCTGCTTGAACGCCTCGATCACCGCACCGGCCAGTCGCGCGATTTGAATGTGTGGCCCGACAATCCGATGGGCTGGGGCGTCGAAGGGATGAAGTACCGCTTCCAATGGAACTTCCCGATTCTGTTTTCGCCACACGACCAGAACGTGCTTTACACCGGCGGCAGCCACCTCTTCAAAAGCACCAACGAAGGCCAGTCGTGGCAAATCATCAGCGACGACCTCACGCGCAACGACAAGAGCAAGCAAGGCTCATCCGGCGGCCCGATTACCAAGGACAACACCTCGGTCGAGTATTACTGCACGATCTTCACGCTGGCCGAATCGTCCGTCACCAAAGGCGTGATGTGGACAGGTTCAGACGACGGCCTCGTTCACGTCACGCGCGACTGCCACGCGGCCAAGCCTGTGTGGGAAAACGTCACGAAGAACGCGCCCGGCTTGCCCGAATGGGCACAGATCAATTCCATCGAAGCCTCGCCACACGACGCCGCGACGGCCTATTTCGCCGCGACGCTTTACAAGGCCGATGATTTCCATCCGTACCTTTACAAGACCAGCGATTACGGCAAGACGTGGAAGAAGATCGTGACGGGCATCCCCGACAACGCCTTCACGCGCGTCATCCGCGAAGACCCACACCGGCGCGGCTTGCTGTATGCAGGCACCGAGACCGGCATGTACATCTCATTCAATGACGGCGACAGTTGGCAAGCCTTCCAACTCAACCTGCCCGTCGTGCCGATTACCGATTTGACCATACACAAACGCGACAAAGATTTGGTCGTCGCCACACAAGGCCGCGCCTTCTGGATTCTTGATGATTTGACGGTCTTGCATCAGTGGCCCCAGGGAAATAACACGATTGCCGACGTGCATCTCTTCAAGCCTGAAGAAAGCTATCGCATGCCCGGTGGTGGCGGACGTGGCGGTGCGGCGGCGGCCATCGGTGAAAACCCACCATCAGGCGCTACGATTTGGTTTTATCTGAAAGACAAACCCAAAGGCGACATCGCGCTCGAAATCCTAGACGCCGCTGGCAAGTCGGTGAAGAAGTTTTCGAGCCGCGCGCCCGAAGGCGGTGATGCGCCCACAGGCGGCGGACGCCGTGGCGGCTTCGGCGGCCCCGCGCGCGTGCCTGCCGAGAAAGGCTTGAACCGTTTCGCCTGGGATTTGCGCTACCCCGACGCGACGACCTTTCCGGGCATGATCTTGTGGGCAGGCAATACGTCAGGCCCGCGCGCTGTGCCCGGCAATTACCAAGTCAAACTGACTGTTGATGGCAAGACACTGACCGAGACGTTTGAGGTACGCAAAGACCCGCGCGTGCCGACGACGCTGGCCGAGTTTCAAAAACAATTCGATCTGCTCGTCAAAATCCGCGACAAGTTCTCTGAGACCAGCGAAGCCATCACCAACATCCGCGACATCAAGCGCCAAACCGACGAATACGCCAAACGCGTCGCCGGTCAGGCCGAGCTGAAACCCATCGTAGACGCGGCCAAAGCGCTCAACGACAAACTCACTGCCGTTGAAGTCGAGTTGTATCAAGTCAAAAACCAAAGCGGCCAAGACCCGCTCAATTACCCGATCAAACTCAACAACAAAATCGCCGCGCTTGGCGGCTCGGTCGCAGGCAGCGATACGCAACCGACTGACCAGCAAGTCGCCGTTTACGAAGACCTCGTCGCCAGGATCAACACGCAACTCGACAAGTTGAAACAGGTGCTGGCGGCGGACGTGCCTGCCTTTAACAAGCTGGTGCAGGAGAAACAGGTGCCAGCGGTGTTTGTGAAATCGGCAAAGTAG